One part of the Pelodiscus sinensis isolate JC-2024 chromosome 16, ASM4963464v1, whole genome shotgun sequence genome encodes these proteins:
- the ZDHHC4 gene encoding palmitoyltransferase ZDHHC4: MDFLSLFIIYLLLVLASIVLVCIYSGRKESFPARGLSCITQISSFIIPTWLQRPTQRMLHRLFHTRSCLFIVLHLALQVTIFGEYSWEIFGYCQELEFDTHYLLLPYVLLAVNMGFFILCSVTNPGTITQSNQESFLKAYAYDGVMFQKNTMCPTCNVEKPARSKHCSVCNSCVHRFDHHCVWVNNCIGAFNIRYFLLYLFTVTALAADLAFVTAAFLIQVVLLSNMMLGSYIDDQGQEHAIDILFLIQHLFLTFPRIVFMLGFVVVLSLVLGAYCCFSLYLALTNQTSNEWYKSRRYECSCCRALEPHDRHIVYRNVYSQGVWVNLKEIFKPTSSEKKKKT; this comes from the exons ATGGAttttttatctctcttcataATTTATCTGCTATTAGTTCTGGCTAGTATTGTTTTAGTCTGCATCTAttcaggaaggaaagagagtttTCCTGCAAGAGGCCTCAGTTGTATAACTCAG ATATCTTCATTTATAATCCCAACATGGCTTCAAAGACCAACACAGAGGATGCTTCACAGGCTCTTCCATACACG AAGCTGCCTGTTCATTGTCCTGCACTTAGCCTTACAAGTGACAATTTTTGGTGAATACAGTTGGGAAATATTTGGCTACTGCCAAGAGCTGGAGTTTGACACTCATTACCTTCTGCTGCCATATGTGCTGCTGGCTGTGAATATGGGCTTTTTCATTCTGTGCTCTGTGACCAACCCTG GTACAATAACACAATCAAATCAGGAGTCATTTCTTAAGGCTTACGCATATGATGGAGTAATGTTTCAAAAGAACACCATGTGTCCTACCTGCAACGTGGAAAAGCCAGCCAGATCTAAACACTGCA GTGTATGTAACAGTTGTGTACATCGTTTTGATCACCACTGCGTGTGGGTTAACAACTGCATTGGTGCCTTCAATATAAGATATTTCCTCCTTTACCTCTTCACTGTGACTGCCCTGGCTGCAGACCTTGCATTCGTAACAGCAGCATTTCTGATCCAAGTCGTACTGCTATCTAATATGATGCTTGGAAGTTACATTGACGATCAGGGGCAAGAGCATGCCATTgatattctctttcttattcaG CACCTGTTCCTGACATTTCCTAGGATTGTCTTCATGCTTGGTTTTGTTGTTGTCCTCTCTCTGGTCCTGGGGGCATATTGTTGTTTCAGTCTGTACCTGGCCTTAACTAACCAAACATCCAATGAATGGTATAAATCTAGAAGATATGAATGTTCTTGCTGTCGGGCATTGGAGCCCCATGACAGGCATATTGTTTATAGAAATGTTTATTCTCAAGGAGTCTGGGTCAATTTAAAGGAAATCTTTAAACCTACAAgttcagagaaaaagaaaaagacgTGA